Part of the Candidatus Micrarchaeia archaeon genome is shown below.
CTGAAATCTTAATATTAATCCCTACAGAACGATCTTCTGTTTTTCTTTTATCATTTTGATAACCATTACTTTCAACAGAAACTATTTTTATCCCTCTAGAATTATCAATTGACGAAGAGAAACTATTAGGCTCTTTTATGCCCATAAATGAGGCCTCTTGAAAACTAATTAAAACCCCAGTCAATAATATAAATATAAAAATTGATATGTATATTGATTTAAAACAAAAAAACTTATTTACATCTAGTAAATTTTTCATATTATTCCCCCCCACAAACTAATTTTTATACTATTCTTATAATAATATTACAAAATGCTTTTAAATCTAGTGGGTATTTATGTAATTAGATAAATACCAAAATATGTAAAAACACACAAAATCGGGATTAGTATGCAAATAAAAAATAATGATGACTATAAAACAGCATTAGAATTAGCATCAAATATAATACTCAATGGAGGTATTATTTTATATCCAACAGATACAGTTTATGGATTAGGATGTAATGGATTAAATTTAAAAGCTGTTGAAAAAATTAATAAAATAAAACAAATAACTGAATTTAAACCTATATCTGCTTTATTTGGGCATATAGAAATAGCAAAACAATACTGTAATATAAACGAAGAACAGGAAAAAATTTTAAAAAAATATCTACCCGGGCCATATACTTTTATTTTACCTTTAAAAAAAGCAATTCCCCTATCTAATAATAACACTTTGGGAATACGAATACCAAATAATAAATTTTGTATAGATTTAGGAAAATTATTAAAAATTCCTATAGCTTCAACAAGTGCGAATTTAACAGGTGAAAAACCACCAATAAACATATCAGAGGTTACTATAAAAAAGAAAGTGGATCTAATAATTGACCAAGGAGAATGTAATGAAAAAGAATCTTCAACTATAGTAGATCTAATAAATAACAAAATAATAAGACAGGGAAAAGCAGAGTTTAAATTTTAAGAAAGTAATAAAAATAATGCTTTTAAAATAAACTTATGAAAAAGGTAATATTAGTAGATAAAAATAATAATGAAATAGGAGAAGAAGAAAAGCAAAAAGCACATTTAGAAGGAAAACTTCATAGAGCTTTTTCTATTTTGGTTTTTAACAGTAAAAAAGAACTATTAATCCACAAAAGAGAAAGCAGCAAATATCATTCAGGAGGATTATGGACAAATACAGTATGCAGTCATCCAAAACCAAAAGAGAAAATAGAAGATGCAGTTCATAGAAGATTAAAAGAAGAAATGGGATTTGATACAGAACTTAAAGAGATAGGACAATTTATTTATAAAACAAAAATAAAAGACTTAACAGAACACGAATTAGATTATGTATTTTTAGGTTTTTCGGATAAAAAACCAAATCCAGATCCAAAAGAAATTGAAGATTATATGTATTTATCACTAGAAGATTTAAAAAAAGATATGAAAATTAATCCAAATAAATACACTTTTTGGTTTAAAATAATTATAAAAGATTATGAAAAAGAAATAAATACCTTTATAAACTCATAAATGAATAATAAAATAAAGAGAAACAAAAATTAGTGAATAAATAATGCTTATTTTGTTTTAAAATGGTGAAAAATATGACAATGGAATTATTGAGTAAAAAAACAGTCCATTCATTAAAAGAAATGGGTTATGAAAATTTAACAGAAGTGCAAAAAAAAGTTATTCCTAGAATTATTGAAGGAAAAGAAGTTATTTGCAGAAGTAAAACAGGCACTGGAAAAACAGCTGCTTTTGGTATTGGGCTAATTGAAAGAATAGTAGAAAAAAAATCAAAAAAAGGATTAGTTATTACTCCAACAAGAGAACTAGCAGTGCAAGTAGCAAAAGAAGTATATAAAATAGGTAAAGGAAATAGAATAAATGTAATCACTATTTATGGTGGCGTAAGTATTGAAAATCAAATAAATGATTTAAAAAGAAGACCTGAAATTGTAGTCGCAACACCAGGTAGATTATTAGATTTAATTAATAGGCGAGAAATTGAACCAAAAGAATTTGATGTAGTAATTTTAGATGAAGCAGATATAATGCTTGATATGG
Proteins encoded:
- the idi gene encoding isopentenyl-diphosphate Delta-isomerase; the protein is MKKVILVDKNNNEIGEEEKQKAHLEGKLHRAFSILVFNSKKELLIHKRESSKYHSGGLWTNTVCSHPKPKEKIEDAVHRRLKEEMGFDTELKEIGQFIYKTKIKDLTEHELDYVFLGFSDKKPNPDPKEIEDYMYLSLEDLKKDMKINPNKYTFWFKIIIKDYEKEINTFINS
- a CDS encoding L-threonylcarbamoyladenylate synthase translates to MQIKNNDDYKTALELASNIILNGGIILYPTDTVYGLGCNGLNLKAVEKINKIKQITEFKPISALFGHIEIAKQYCNINEEQEKILKKYLPGPYTFILPLKKAIPLSNNNTLGIRIPNNKFCIDLGKLLKIPIASTSANLTGEKPPINISEVTIKKKVDLIIDQGECNEKESSTIVDLINNKIIRQGKAEFKF